The Dyadobacter sandarakinus DNA window CGCTCTTCGGTTTGTGTTGCTTTTGCATGACCCAGATCATACACTTTGCGTCCCATGGAATTAATTACTTCCAGACTTTTTACGTTACTCCAGTTTTCCGCTTTAACCAGCAGTACGTCTGCTACCGGATTGGGGTACACGTTGGATGAAATTTCATAATCAAACCGGAGCCGTGCAATCTGGCTATACGAAAATGTACCATCCAGATCTACCATTTTCAGGCGGTAAAGGTTCTCCCCGGCAGCAGGGTTGATATCTGCGTAAGTATAATTCTGAACTGTTTGGCTCTGCCCCGAGGCTATAACTTTCCCCAGTAATTGCCATGCTTTTCCATCCGTGCTGTGCTGCACTTCAAAGTGCTCGCTGTTTACTTCCGTGGCGGTGTTCCATGAAAGTACTGCTGTACGTTCCGATTTTTTAGCAGCAAATGCAATCAGCGAAACCGGGAATGTTGCATTGGAATTACCAGCCGTAATTTTTTCAATGTTCTGTAAAGCAAAAGCATGATTTACAATGTGATTGGCTGCATCCACGTTTCCCTGTACGGTAGTCACATAGCCATCCTGCGCATTGTAGTAGGCAATTTTCAGGTCAGTTTCTGTATTCCCGTTCAGCTCCGAAGGATCATAACGAATCCCCACCGTACCGGAAAATTGCATCGGAGTATCAAACTTGTAAACCCGCTTGATACTGCTGGTAGGCTGTCCCGG harbors:
- a CDS encoding T9SS type A sorting domain-containing protein; protein product: MKTTTLRIALGILLCASAAQAQFTSGDQFYMPATATVSIQGLIFQPALNTTWSDVDITPSGTAIPGQPTSSIKRVYKFDTPMQFSGTVGIRYDPSELNGNTETDLKIAYYNAQDGYVTTVQGNVDAANHIVNHAFALQNIEKITAGNSNATFPVSLIAFAAKKSERTAVLSWNTATEVNSEHFEVQHSTDGKAWQLLGKVIASGQSQTVQNYTYADINPAAGENLYRLKMVDLDGTFSYSQIARLRFDYEISSNVYPNPVADVLLVKAENWSNVKSLEVINSMGRKVYDLGHAKATQTEERAFDFSALPQGIYIIKTTKTNGEVQAEKVLKR